The proteins below are encoded in one region of Shewanella putrefaciens:
- a CDS encoding DUF3014 domain-containing protein — MQVNQDDRITPQETSSSSNRFALFAIVLVVLLSAGGYYYYSGDSDSPKLIPNAPIVLPEAPSSEPMTLESTPEPTTTTDLPETPQTAAETTDSPATETEPAVVVEPIPALAESDEFIHQKALAIINNNVVGSSLITQDLARQFVVFVDNLAQGELTRKVSPIKGPEKLFTVSEITNKVYLNPDSYHRYDAYATVIASMDEQSLMNTYKQLTPLLEEAFAELGYSNAKFNDRMLQAIKMLLAAPIIEEPIELNSISVNYQFVDPNLEALPSAQKLLIRMGPENTRKVKIALRKLENQLAQ; from the coding sequence ATGCAAGTTAATCAAGATGATAGAATAACACCTCAAGAGACCTCCTCTAGCAGCAATCGCTTCGCGCTTTTTGCGATAGTGCTCGTCGTGCTACTTTCCGCCGGAGGATATTATTACTATAGCGGTGATTCAGACTCGCCTAAATTGATCCCGAACGCACCTATTGTGCTGCCAGAGGCCCCCTCATCCGAGCCCATGACGCTCGAAAGCACACCCGAGCCAACAACCACAACCGATCTACCCGAGACGCCTCAAACCGCAGCGGAAACCACAGATAGTCCGGCCACCGAGACCGAACCCGCCGTTGTGGTTGAACCTATCCCCGCGCTGGCGGAGAGTGACGAATTTATTCACCAAAAAGCACTCGCCATCATCAATAACAATGTTGTCGGCTCATCCTTGATTACCCAGGATCTCGCCCGTCAATTTGTGGTGTTCGTGGATAACTTGGCCCAGGGCGAATTGACCCGTAAGGTAAGCCCTATCAAGGGGCCTGAAAAACTCTTCACTGTGTCGGAAATCACCAACAAGGTCTATTTAAATCCAGACAGTTACCATAGATATGATGCCTATGCGACTGTGATAGCCAGCATGGATGAGCAGAGCTTAATGAATACCTACAAGCAACTGACGCCATTACTCGAAGAAGCCTTTGCGGAGCTGGGTTACAGTAACGCTAAATTCAATGACAGAATGCTGCAGGCAATTAAAATGTTACTTGCGGCCCCGATTATTGAAGAGCCCATCGAACTTAACTCTATTAGCGTTAACTATCAATTTGTTGACCCTAATTTAGAAGCACTACCCAGCGCGCAAAAACTGCTGATCCGCATGGGGCCAGAAAATACCCGCAAAGTAAAAATTGCGCTGCGTAAACTCGAAAATCAATTAGCGCAGTAA
- a CDS encoding beta-ketoacyl synthase chain length factor yields MQLTFSILSWGAWTPQYPHSDSWQNWCENSAASSLDTTPSDTTLSENSAPALKQVPAMQRRRFSRLTKMMLEAGFQCNVAPNCRSIFASRHGELPRTIGLLEEIIAKQALSPLGFSQSVHNTASGIFGIVTANTAPSTSIAAGTETLSQAMVEAFVQLAQSPEPLLLVFGDDAVPPVYDEFTQEFELPLALGLQLAPFDAPASAKLTVSRIGASTELTPLTYGAFIHALATAQNISGCLSQWHWSLEHV; encoded by the coding sequence GTGCAACTAACATTCAGCATTCTCTCCTGGGGCGCATGGACGCCTCAATATCCGCATAGTGATAGCTGGCAAAATTGGTGCGAAAACTCGGCTGCCTCCAGTCTCGATACAACGCCGTCAGATACCACACTTTCAGAGAATTCGGCCCCAGCACTCAAACAAGTGCCGGCCATGCAGCGTCGCCGTTTTAGCCGTTTGACTAAGATGATGTTAGAGGCGGGTTTTCAGTGCAATGTGGCGCCAAACTGCCGCTCGATTTTTGCCTCGCGCCACGGCGAGTTGCCGCGCACTATTGGTCTACTCGAAGAGATTATCGCCAAGCAAGCCTTATCTCCCTTAGGCTTTAGCCAATCTGTGCACAATACTGCCAGCGGTATTTTTGGCATAGTGACGGCCAATACCGCGCCGTCGACCTCAATTGCAGCGGGCACAGAAACCCTGTCACAGGCCATGGTTGAAGCCTTCGTCCAATTAGCTCAATCGCCAGAGCCATTATTGTTAGTGTTCGGCGATGACGCAGTGCCACCAGTGTACGATGAATTTACCCAAGAATTTGAATTACCTTTAGCCCTAGGCCTACAGCTCGCGCCCTTCGATGCCCCCGCGTCGGCCAAGCTCACTGTGAGCCGCATTGGTGCCTCAACAGAGTTAACCCCTCTGACCTATGGCGCATTTATCCACGCCCTTGCGACAGCGCAAAATATTTCTGGCTGCCTGTCCCAATGGCATTGGAGCCTAGAGCATGTCTAA
- a CDS encoding phosphopantetheine-binding protein — protein MNLNNEIKQLIIDCLDLEDVSIDDIETDAPLFGEGLGLDSIDALELGLAIKKKFDVKIEANSDATKAHFHSVASLARFIESQRP, from the coding sequence ATGAACTTAAACAATGAAATTAAACAGTTAATCATCGACTGCCTCGACCTCGAAGACGTCAGTATTGATGATATTGAGACAGATGCGCCGCTCTTTGGCGAAGGTCTTGGTTTAGATTCCATCGACGCCCTCGAACTTGGTTTAGCCATCAAGAAAAAATTTGATGTCAAAATCGAAGCGAACTCGGATGCCACTAAAGCCCATTTCCACAGTGTCGCCAGCTTAGCGCGCTTTATTGAATCCCAGCGCCCATAG
- a CDS encoding lysophospholipid acyltransferase family protein codes for MSNPAGLNVAYATPEPRREGLHYLPRWLGGVSCYIAFGLGGLLSSLTILPLLRFWPGTPEARILRVQRAVHLMFKGFVAMLTWAGVIKVSRHGAQKLHDAKGVIVIANHPSLVDVVVLISLMPNAGCIVKQGLWRNPFLRGVVSCAGYIPNRGAELMLEDCRQVLARGTNLIIFPEGTRTVVGATINDFARGAANIALRAEADILPVVLRTNVRGLTKEQPWYEIPRQTMGMAVEIGATISHQKYPAALGEHAKMARQLTRDLEHYYKQQLESNYELKQ; via the coding sequence ATGTCTAACCCGGCAGGACTCAATGTGGCCTATGCGACGCCAGAACCTCGCCGCGAAGGGCTACATTATCTCCCCCGATGGCTCGGTGGCGTAAGTTGTTATATTGCCTTTGGCTTAGGCGGTTTATTAAGCTCCTTGACCATTTTGCCGCTGCTACGCTTTTGGCCGGGCACACCCGAGGCGCGGATCCTTAGGGTACAAAGGGCCGTGCACCTGATGTTTAAAGGCTTTGTCGCTATGCTTACCTGGGCGGGCGTGATTAAGGTCAGCCGCCACGGCGCACAAAAATTACATGATGCTAAAGGCGTTATCGTTATTGCCAATCACCCCAGCTTAGTGGATGTTGTAGTGCTGATAAGCCTAATGCCCAATGCGGGCTGCATAGTTAAACAGGGGCTGTGGCGTAATCCATTTTTGCGCGGTGTGGTGTCCTGCGCGGGTTATATTCCCAACCGCGGCGCCGAATTAATGTTAGAGGATTGCCGCCAAGTGCTCGCTCGGGGCACCAATTTGATTATCTTCCCCGAGGGGACGCGCACGGTTGTCGGCGCGACCATTAACGACTTTGCCCGCGGCGCAGCCAATATCGCCTTAAGGGCTGAAGCAGATATTTTACCTGTGGTTTTACGTACCAATGTCCGTGGTTTGACAAAGGAGCAGCCTTGGTATGAGATCCCAAGGCAAACCATGGGAATGGCCGTTGAAATCGGCGCAACAATTTCTCACCAAAAGTACCCAGCGGCTTTAGGTGAGCATGCAAAAATGGCCCGGCAACTCACGCGGGATCTTGAACATTATTATAAACAACAACTCGAAAGTAATTATGAACTTAAACAATGA
- a CDS encoding acyl carrier protein: protein MQNREQILAMLTTILVDEFEIDAEAITPEANLYQELDLDSIDAVDLVIKLQQLTGKKIQPDEFKSVRTVNDVVNAIEGLVKG from the coding sequence ATGCAAAATCGTGAACAAATCCTCGCCATGTTAACCACTATTTTAGTGGACGAATTTGAAATCGATGCCGAAGCTATTACGCCCGAGGCCAATCTGTATCAAGAACTCGATCTCGACAGTATCGATGCCGTCGACTTAGTGATTAAGCTGCAGCAACTGACGGGGAAAAAGATCCAACCCGATGAATTTAAATCAGTTCGCACAGTCAACGATGTAGTCAATGCCATCGAAGGGTTAGTTAAAGGCTAA